One window from the genome of Haladaptatus paucihalophilus DX253 encodes:
- a CDS encoding ABC transporter ATP-binding protein has product MWRLFAEYGRGYWPQFVAGFVGTILGRLSGLLPPVILGIAIDSIFLNEQAFHIRFIPAAWTPTTPSGQLWLSIGIVLASFLVGAAFSWLEGWGWNAFAQGVQHRLRVDTYDRMQLLDMNFFDGKQTGELMSILNNDVNQLETFLNDGLSSALRIAVLIVGIGGILFTLNPALALVALLPVPFLTAFTYLFVRTIQPKYAAMRASVGALNSRLENNLGGIRVIKSETAESYESGRIEEASGDYYDANWDAITTRITFFPGLSLLTGIGYAVTFAVGGFWLLSGAPGPLTGALEPGVFVTFVILSQQFIWPMAQFGQIINIYQRAEASSDRVYSLMNERGTLDESADAPDLVVTDGTVEYDDVGFGYDEEQVVSNIDFRAGRGDTLALVGPTGAGKSTVLKLLLRMYDVDEGAIRIDGTDIRDVNLRSLRRAVGHVSQEPFLFYGTVKENIAYGTFDAADDEIEAAAKAAEAHEFIVNLPDGYDTKVGERGVKLSGGQRQRLSIARTVLKDPDILVLDEATSHVDTETEALIQRSLASLVDEKTTFAIAHRLSTIKDADEIVVLDEGEIVERGTHDELLAFEGLYANLWHVQAGEIEALPREFIERAIRRQAEIEDGDVEGTEAQADGGER; this is encoded by the coding sequence ATGTGGCGACTCTTCGCCGAGTACGGCCGCGGCTACTGGCCGCAGTTCGTCGCGGGGTTCGTCGGGACGATACTCGGACGCCTCTCGGGTCTCCTGCCGCCGGTCATCCTCGGTATCGCCATCGACTCCATCTTCCTGAACGAACAGGCGTTCCACATTCGATTCATTCCGGCGGCGTGGACGCCGACGACGCCGAGCGGCCAGCTTTGGCTCTCCATCGGTATCGTCCTCGCCTCGTTCCTCGTCGGGGCGGCGTTCTCGTGGCTGGAAGGCTGGGGCTGGAACGCGTTCGCACAGGGAGTCCAGCACAGGCTCCGCGTGGACACCTACGACAGGATGCAACTGCTCGACATGAACTTCTTCGACGGCAAGCAGACGGGCGAGTTGATGTCCATCCTGAACAACGACGTGAACCAGTTGGAGACGTTTCTGAACGACGGGCTGAGTTCGGCGCTCCGAATCGCCGTGCTCATCGTCGGCATCGGCGGCATCCTGTTCACCCTCAATCCGGCGCTCGCGCTCGTTGCGCTGCTGCCGGTTCCCTTCCTCACCGCGTTCACGTACCTGTTCGTGCGGACCATCCAGCCGAAGTACGCCGCGATGCGGGCGAGCGTCGGCGCGCTCAACTCCCGACTGGAGAACAACCTCGGCGGTATCCGCGTCATCAAGTCCGAAACCGCGGAATCCTACGAATCCGGCAGAATCGAGGAGGCGTCCGGCGACTACTACGACGCGAACTGGGACGCCATCACGACCCGAATCACCTTCTTCCCCGGCCTGAGCCTCCTGACCGGCATCGGCTACGCCGTCACCTTCGCTGTCGGCGGCTTTTGGCTGCTCTCGGGTGCGCCGGGGCCGCTCACCGGCGCGCTCGAACCCGGCGTGTTCGTCACTTTCGTCATCCTGAGCCAGCAGTTCATCTGGCCCATGGCGCAGTTCGGGCAGATAATCAATATCTACCAGCGCGCCGAGGCGTCGAGCGACCGGGTGTACTCGCTGATGAACGAACGGGGAACGCTGGACGAAAGCGCCGACGCGCCGGATTTGGTGGTCACGGACGGCACCGTCGAGTACGACGACGTGGGATTCGGCTACGACGAGGAGCAAGTCGTCTCGAACATCGACTTTCGTGCCGGACGCGGCGACACGCTGGCGCTCGTCGGCCCGACCGGGGCCGGGAAATCCACCGTCCTCAAACTCCTGCTCCGCATGTACGACGTTGACGAGGGGGCAATCCGCATCGACGGCACCGACATCCGCGACGTGAACCTCCGCAGTTTGCGGCGGGCGGTCGGTCACGTCAGTCAGGAACCGTTCCTGTTCTACGGGACGGTCAAGGAGAACATCGCCTACGGGACGTTCGACGCCGCGGACGACGAAATCGAGGCGGCCGCGAAAGCCGCCGAGGCACACGAGTTCATCGTCAATCTGCCCGACGGCTACGACACCAAGGTCGGCGAGCGCGGCGTGAAACTCTCGGGTGGTCAGCGCCAGCGACTCTCCATCGCGCGGACGGTTCTGAAGGACCCCGACATCCTCGTCCTCGACGAGGCGACGAGCCACGTCGATACCGAAACCGAAGCCCTCATCCAGCGAAGCCTCGCCTCGCTCGTGGACGAGAAGACCACGTTCGCCATCGCCCACCGCCTCTCGACTATCAAGGATGCGGACGAAATCGTCGTCTTGGACGAGGGCGAGATAGTCGAACGCGGCACTCACGACGAACTGCTGGCGTTCGAGGGCCTGTACGCGAATCTCTGGCATGTGCAGGCTGGCGAAATCGAAGCCCTTCCGCGGGAGTTCATCGAGCGGGCGATTCGACGGCAGGCGGAAATCGAAGACGGCGACGTCGAGGGAACGGAGGCACAGGCGGACGGCGGAGAGCGATAG
- a CDS encoding LURP-one-related/scramblase family protein codes for MEPPTRRDIGGVVLDDDTYTVKQSHFRNKYKVYDSAGNLVLKSKQKLFKMKEEFPFYDADGNVVFRVKAKNVFDVAGDYVLVDERSGDPVLVLNKNFTFFHHRWTIQLPDGTELAEVASRSAVLEALRSLIDVLSFLPHKYSITSPEGDSIGEIQGHFSLRDKYDVRIHDTGSIPKTALVAGAIAIDALEGN; via the coding sequence ATGGAACCTCCAACGCGGCGCGACATCGGCGGCGTCGTTCTCGACGACGACACGTACACGGTCAAACAGAGCCACTTCCGGAACAAGTACAAGGTGTACGATTCCGCCGGAAACCTCGTCCTGAAGTCGAAACAGAAGCTGTTCAAGATGAAAGAGGAGTTCCCGTTTTACGACGCCGACGGGAACGTCGTCTTTCGGGTGAAGGCGAAGAACGTCTTCGATGTCGCCGGTGATTACGTCCTCGTGGACGAACGCTCTGGCGACCCCGTTTTAGTGCTCAACAAGAACTTCACCTTCTTCCACCACCGCTGGACGATACAACTCCCGGACGGAACCGAACTCGCGGAAGTCGCCTCCAGAAGTGCGGTCCTCGAAGCGCTGCGGTCACTCATCGACGTCCTCTCGTTCCTCCCGCACAAGTACTCCATCACCTCGCCCGAGGGAGATTCCATCGGCGAAATCCAGGGCCATTTCTCGCTCCGCGATAAGTACGACGTTCGCATCCACGACACGGGGTCGATACCGAAAACGGCGCTCGTCGCGGGAGCGATAGCCATCGACGCGCTGGAAGGGAACTGA
- a CDS encoding transcriptional regulator FilR1 domain-containing protein: protein MHQVYPDTEEVLSLLLKRSSILSVIYTSPSTPRDITDKTDISRSTVGRALLELEEFKLIRDEHGQYQMTTSGKILWDKYKSFIKFIYDVSNKSEVFNNLPDGVLNNIPLNLFVDARIIHSSTQTPLGAIRDLSSRILESEDMSAILPVILPIDIELYLDKIATEQMDVDILVNNVSHAHLLDKCSSVKSDSVNISKYSTQPTSQQISFCLYILDHSEVWVRFHDERGNVINTFLNKSIKAVEWANKLFNRYKPELSE, encoded by the coding sequence ATGCACCAGGTGTACCCTGACACTGAAGAAGTGCTGTCCCTCCTACTCAAACGAAGCAGTATTTTATCTGTCATTTACACATCCCCCTCTACTCCGCGAGATATCACCGATAAAACTGATATATCACGATCAACTGTCGGACGTGCGCTTTTAGAGCTAGAAGAGTTCAAACTAATCAGAGACGAACACGGTCAATATCAAATGACAACTTCTGGAAAAATTTTATGGGATAAATACAAAAGTTTTATAAAATTTATATATGATGTTTCAAATAAAAGCGAAGTTTTTAATAATCTTCCAGATGGAGTACTGAACAATATCCCTCTAAATCTGTTCGTGGATGCTCGAATTATACATTCGTCTACTCAGACCCCTCTGGGAGCGATTAGAGATCTCTCATCTCGAATTTTAGAATCAGAGGACATGTCTGCCATACTACCAGTTATCCTTCCGATTGATATTGAGCTCTATCTTGATAAAATTGCCACTGAACAGATGGATGTTGATATCTTGGTAAATAATGTGTCTCACGCACATCTGCTTGACAAATGCTCCTCTGTCAAATCAGACTCTGTTAATATTTCGAAATATTCGACTCAACCGACTTCACAGCAAATCTCTTTCTGTTTATATATCCTTGATCACTCTGAGGTATGGGTTCGCTTCCACGATGAGCGAGGGAATGTAATTAATACTTTCTTAAATAAATCAATTAAAGCTGTAGAATGGGCAAATAAATTATTCAATCGATACAAACCAGAGTTGTCCGAATAG
- a CDS encoding SDR family NAD(P)-dependent oxidoreductase yields the protein MITPKLDGRVALVTGSSKGVGRELLLSLADCGADVAVHYHSSADEARDVAETARENGVEATTVQGNVTDPDEVDALFSTVESELGSVDVLVNNVGPFAPDHWEDISFDRWNAVLDGNINGTYLCSKRALPEMREAGFGRIVNVGYASAEKGLINPKNAPYFIAKAGVLMFTRMLAADTQADGVTVNAISPYVVENSDVFPDDLPRGEPAKFEDMGQALRFFVDEDSDYLSGVNVEVDGGWLPEKV from the coding sequence ATGATAACGCCGAAACTGGACGGACGAGTCGCGCTGGTCACGGGAAGTTCGAAGGGCGTCGGGCGGGAACTCCTCCTCTCGCTCGCCGACTGCGGGGCGGACGTGGCCGTTCACTACCATTCGAGTGCGGACGAGGCGCGGGACGTCGCCGAGACCGCACGGGAGAACGGCGTCGAAGCGACAACCGTGCAGGGGAACGTCACCGACCCGGACGAAGTGGACGCCCTCTTTTCGACCGTCGAGTCCGAACTCGGAAGCGTGGACGTGCTGGTGAACAACGTCGGCCCGTTCGCTCCCGACCACTGGGAAGACATCTCGTTCGACCGATGGAACGCCGTGCTCGACGGCAACATCAACGGAACCTACCTCTGTTCGAAGCGGGCGCTCCCGGAGATGCGCGAGGCGGGATTCGGTCGAATCGTCAACGTCGGCTACGCCAGCGCGGAGAAGGGACTCATCAACCCGAAGAACGCCCCGTACTTCATCGCCAAGGCGGGCGTCCTGATGTTCACCCGAATGCTCGCCGCGGACACCCAAGCGGACGGCGTGACCGTCAACGCGATTTCGCCCTACGTGGTCGAAAACTCGGACGTGTTCCCCGACGACCTGCCTCGCGGTGAACCGGCGAAGTTCGAGGACATGGGGCAGGCGCTGCGCTTCTTCGTGGACGAAGACAGCGACTACCTGAGCGGCGTGAACGTCGAAGTGGACGGCGGTTGGTTGCCGGAGAAGGTCTAA
- a CDS encoding universal stress protein codes for MAIETILLAVGPGDADRTGRLADAVIDVAGPTGATVVLAHVFTDDEFDDVVDRLDYDPAGKPNSDEVAARHATIRSLSDALDAEDIGYSVRGAIGEHGETIVELAEDVNADSVFVGGRKRSPTGKAVFGSTAQEVMLSAPCPVTFVRED; via the coding sequence ATGGCAATAGAGACGATTCTTCTCGCGGTAGGACCGGGCGACGCGGACCGAACCGGGCGACTCGCAGACGCCGTTATCGACGTGGCCGGACCGACCGGCGCGACGGTCGTCCTCGCACACGTCTTCACGGACGACGAGTTCGACGACGTTGTAGACCGACTCGACTACGACCCGGCCGGGAAACCCAACTCGGACGAGGTGGCGGCGCGACACGCGACGATTCGCTCGCTTTCGGACGCGCTGGACGCCGAGGACATCGGCTACTCGGTTCGGGGCGCAATCGGCGAGCACGGCGAAACCATCGTCGAACTCGCCGAGGACGTGAACGCCGATAGCGTCTTCGTCGGCGGCCGCAAGCGCTCACCGACCGGGAAGGCCGTTTTCGGCAGCACTGCACAGGAAGTGATGCTTTCCGCTCCCTGCCCTGTGACGTTCGTCCGCGAGGACTGA